GAAGGTGTCAAGGAGATGTTtaccatctacagacaaatcaaGTGGCAAGAGGTACAGGCCTGCGTGAATGCCATCACCAAAGATGCTTCTGGAGAAAGTGATACAGGGGCGGATTGGAATGCTGAAACTTCCTTCAATGACGATGATGCTTCCTTCACCGAACTCCAGGTCGACAGCTCATACAGTGAGGACGACGAGGACCAGGAAGACTTCTACAGCAACGACAGCAGCTACGATATGATGACTCTCAGTCGAGCTTTGTCTGTAGACGACTGTGCTCTTCATAGACACGCTTAAGAGAAATCACAAGTTCCTGCCCACATCAAGTAGTGCTACATTAACTTTATTATTGTTCTTGTTCCGAATGTTGTGCTAAGAGCATCCTGTTATATTGTAACCAGGATTGGTTGTTGATGGTTATgttcatgaaataaaagtatgAAGTCGATATCATAACCTTTCTCATTTTTGTGACACGTTCGCGACATCGTGAGGACAGCCCTAGGTATAGAAAGCTGTTTTGATACTATGAAACACACGATTCACACGAGATGACATCTCATGCCTTGGGTCATATTGCTTGGGTTCTGACGGTGTCATATCCCTAAAATCTATCCATTCCAATCAATGTAGTGAAAGGGCATCAGTaataaccaactgaaatgaaacacatctggaTATTGGAGATGGAATTCCCATCTTACACAACTTCGGCTACACCTAAGCATAACATGCCCAACCGTTGGCATTTCTTTGACCATATCCATGACGATGACATAT
This genomic stretch from Haliotis asinina isolate JCU_RB_2024 chromosome 4, JCU_Hal_asi_v2, whole genome shotgun sequence harbors:
- the LOC137282023 gene encoding uncharacterized protein, which translates into the protein MDPVQVAIKLRGLLLAHDNAVKEILTLDMQVYKLMQKMTANSSNKCIIRGEQLIQRRWVLEGVKEMFTIYRQIKWQEVQACVNAITKDASGESDTGADWNAETSFNDDDASFTELQVDSSYSEDDEDQEDFYSNDSSYDMMTLSRALSVDDCALHRHA